Within the Rhizobium grahamii genome, the region GTTCTTCATGATCGCGATGCGGTCGGCAAGCGTCAGCGCCTCGATCTGGTCGTGGGTGACGTAGATCATCGTGTTCTTCAGCGACTGGTGCAGCCGCTTGATCTCGACGCGCAGCTCCGAGCGCAGCTTGGCGTCGAGGTTCGACAGCGGCTCGTCGAACAGGAATACGTCGACATCGCGCACCAGCGCACGGCCGATCGCCACGCGCTGCCGCTGGCCGCCCGAAAGCTCGGCCGGCTTGCGCTTCAGGAGTGGCTGGATCTGCAGGATCTCCGAGGCGCGGGCGACGCGCTTGTCGATCTCCTGTTGCGGGATATTGGCGACCTGCAGGCCGAAGGAGAGGTTCTTCTCGACCGTCATCTGCGGGTAGAGCGCGTAGGACTGGAACACCATGCCGATGCCGCGGTCCTTGGGCTCTTCCCAGGTGACGTTCTTGCCCTTGATGTGGATCTGACCTTCGCTGATATCGAGCAGGCCGGCGATGCAGTTGAGCAGGGTCGACTTGCCGCAGCCGGACGAGCCGAGCAGCACCAGGAACTCGCCGTCATTGATCTCGAGATTGAGATCCTTGAGGACGCTGACAGAACCGAAGTTCAGCGAAAGGTCTTTGATGGAAACGCTCGAATTCATGGATCAGCCTTTCACTGCGCCGGCGGCAATGCCACGGACGAACAGACGTCCCGAGACGAAGTAGACAACGAGCGGCACCAGACCCGTGAGGATCGTTGCGGCCATGTTGACGTTGTATTCCTTCACGCCCTGGACGGAATTGACGATGTTGTTGAGCTGCACGGTCATCGGGTAGTACTCCGGCCTGGTAAAGACGACGCCGAACAGGAAGTCGTTCCAGATGCCGGTGACCTGCAGGATCATGGCGACGACGAAGATCGGCAGCGACATCGGCACCATGATCTTCAGGAAGATCTGCCAGAACCCTGCCCCGTCGATACGCGCGGCCTTGAACAACTCCTGCGGCAGCGACGCGAAGTAGTTGCGGAAGAGCAGCGTCAGGATCGGCATGCCGAAGATCGAGTGCACGATGATCAGCCCGGTCAGCGTCCCGTAGATGCCGAGTTCGCGCAGCACGATGACGATCGGATAGATCATCACCTGGTAGGGAATGAACGCCCCTATCACGAGGATCGAGAAGAACAGTTCCGAGCCCTTGAAGCGCCAGTTGGCGAGCGCATAGCCGTTGACCGAGGCAATGGCGATCGACGCGATGACGGATGGTACGGTGATGCGCACCGAATTCCAGAAACCGCGCGAAAGACCGTCGCAGTTCAAGCCGGTGCAGGCCGTCGCCCAGGCCTTCACCCACGGCTCGAAGGTGATCTCCATCGGCGGCGAGAAGATGTTGCCCATACGAATCTCGGGCATCCCCTTCAGCGACGTGACGATCATCACGTAGAGCGGCAGCAGGTAATAGGCGGCAGCAACGAACAGCGTGCCGTAGAGCATGATGTTGCGCGGCGAGAGCACCCGCTTCGGCTTCTTGCCGTTCGGTCCGTCGAAGGACTTGACCGGTGCCAGTGCGACCTCGGCGGTCTTGAGAGCGATGGTATCAGGCACGTTTACGCCCTCCCCCGAATTCCAGATAAGCCCATGGAATGATGATGATCGCGACCGTGATTAGCATCATGGTCGAGGCGGCGAAGCCCTGCCCCAGGTTCTGCGCCTGGAACATGTAGTCGTAGACATACTTGGCCGGCACTTCCGACGAGATGCCCGGTCCACCCGACGTCTGCGCCACCACGAGGTCGTAGACCTTGACGATACCGGACGCGATGATCACGAGCGTCGTGATGAAGACGGGACGCATCATGGGGATGACAATGAACAGATAGGTCTTCCACATCGGAATGCCGTCGACGCGCGAGGCCTTCCAGATGTCCTCGTCGATCCCGCGCAGGCCGGCGAGCATCAGGCACATGACAAGGCCCGTTCCCTGCCAGAGAGCCGCGATCAGCACGCCGTAGATGACGATGCTTGGCGTATAGAGCGGATCGAAGGTGAAGCTCGTCCAGCCGAGCGAACGCACCACCGACTGCACGCCGAATTCGGGATTGAGTACCCACTGCCAGACAAGGCCGGTGACGATGAAGGACAGCGCGAAGGGATAAAGGAAGATCGTCCGGAACGCATTCTCGAACCGGATCTTCTGATCCATCAGCGCCGCCAGCGTGAAGCCGATGACGAGGCTGAAGATGAGGGATAGAACGCCGTAGACGGCAAGATTCTCGATGGAGACGATCCAGCGTGGTGCAGCCCAGAGGCGCTTGTACTGGTCGAAACCGACGAAGCTCAACCGTGGAAGGAGCTTCGAGTTGGTGAATGAGTAGAACACCGTCCACACCGTGCCGCCGAGAAAGATGACCACGGCGGTCAGGATCATGGGGATCGACGCAATCTTCGAGTTCAGATTGCGCAGTAACTGGTTTGGCCGGCCTGCTTTCGCTTGACCCGTCATTGTGACTCCTCCTGAATCGCAAGTCCTCTGTGATCCAGAGCGCGGACCGTCTCCGGTCAGCTCCTCTTTTCACTCCCGTCTGGAGACTGAATGCCCTCATCGGTCCATTTCAGTCTCGATCACTGCCGCAGCCGGGTCACTCAGAGAGTTCCGGGCAAATCCGGCTCCGTCGAAACGGAGCCGGACCGCAACAGTATCGGAATGCGACGATCAGTCGGCAGAGCCGATGATTTCAGCGAAGCGCTTCTGGGCAGCTTCAGGCGTCATCGACGGATTGGCGAAGAACTCCGAGAAGAGGTCTTCCTTCTGCTTCTGGCTGTCGGCCGAAAGCAGCTGGTCGGTGCCTTCGATCACGTTGCCCTTTTTCAGGATCTCGAGACCCTTCTTCATGCAGTCGTTGGCGGCTGCGAGGTCAACGTCGCCGCGAACCGGCAGCGAGCCCTTCTTCAGGTTGAAGGCAACCTGGGTCGTGGGGTCGAGCAGCGTCTTGGCGAGTACGTCCTGCGCTTTCGACTTTGCTTCATCCTTGAGCTTCGGGAAGTAGAAGGCATCACCACCGGTAGAGATGATCTCGTTCACGCCGAGGCCCGGAAGGCAGGTGTAGTCGGTGCCAGCCTTCTGGCCGGCCAGCGCGAATTCGCCCTGTGCCCAGTCACCCATGATCTGGCCGCCGGCCTTGCCGGTGATGACCAGATTGGTTGCCTGGTTCCAATCCTGGACATTGCTGCCCTTCGACATCTTGCGGGCGTCGTCTGCAGCCTTGAAGACCTTAGCGATCTCGGGACCAGCAGCTACGTCGGCATCCTTGTCCTTGAACACCTTGTAGAAGGTATCCTTGCCGGCGATTGCGACCAACAGCACGTCGAACGCGCCTGTTGCCTGCCACGGCTGACCACCGACGGCGAGCGGCACGATGCCGGCCTTTTCGAGTGCCGGTGCGGCAGCGACGAACTCATCCCAGTTCTTCGGCACTTCGACGCCGGCCTTCTTGAAGGCAGCGTTCGAAAGCCACAGCCACTGCCAGGAGTGGATATTGACAGGAGCGCAATAGATCTTGCCGTCGATCGTGCAGCTGTCGAGCAGGCTTGCCGGACGAATGATGTCCTTCCAGTGCTCGGCGGTGGCGACATCGGTCAGGTCGCGCATCAGGCCGGACTGCACCAGTTCCTCGGCCTGACGGCCATGGTTGAACTGGGTAGCGCCCATCGGATCGCCGCCGGTGATGCGGCTGACCATGATCGGACGCGCGGTGCCGCCGGAACCGGCGATAGCGCCGTCAACCCAGTGGTTGCCGGTCGCGTCGAATGCCTTGGCGAGTTCAGCCACGGCAGCGGCTTCGCCACCGGATGTCCACCAATGCGTGACTTCAAGATCGGTCGCGTTCGCCGCACCGAGCGGCAGCACGACGGAAGCGGCGAGCGCAGCCGCCATCAAACGAAAATTCATGAGTTCTCCTCCCTCACTGAAACGTTGCCGGAAAAACTTAGTTCAATCGATATTGGGGCGCAACAGCCACCCTCGAAAATTTTCTCGATGACTGTGCTTTAATACCAATGCCTGTCGAAAAGCACTCATTTTGAACAGGTCGCCTCAGGCGTAAGCAGCCGACTGAGCAAACGCACAAGCAATATAAAATGCTGATTTTAAATGGTATTTTTCACGAAACATCGAGATATCCTGCAAATTCCTGTTCGCAAGCGCAAAAAATCCGAGCAAAAACGACGATTTCAACCATTGAGAGCACTCATTTCACCATCGAGAAAAAACCGCTCGACATTTCTACTGTATCGTTACAGATTTTGCGCCTTGAGGGAGGAGCCGCTTTGCGTTCTTTGGGCTTACAGCGCTTCCAAAAGACACTATAAGCGGGACCAAATCGCGCAGGACGGCCTAGAGGCATGGAAAACAAAGCAAATTTTGGAGGAACGACCTCCGAGGTCACTCGGGAACGGCCGACACTGAAAACGATTGCCTTCATGACCGGGCTCGGCGTGACGACGGTCTCCCGCGCCTTGAAGGATGCCCCCGATATCGGCGCGGAAACCAAGGAACGCGTGCGGATGGTCGCGCGCCAACTCGGCTACCAGCCGAACCGCGCCGGCGTGCGCCTTCGCACAGGCAAGACAAACGTCATCGCCCTCGTCCTCAGCATCGACGAGGAGATCATGGGCTTCAGCAGCCAGATGGTGTTCGGCATCTCGGAAGTGCTGACCGGCACGCCTTACCATATCGTCGTAACGCCGCACTCCCACAGCAAGGACCCGATGCTGCCGGTGCGCTACATCCTGGAAACGGGATCGGCTGACGGCGTCATCATCTCACGCATAGAGCCCGACGACCCGCGCGTCCGCCTGCTGGCCGAACACAACATGCCCTTTGCCACGCACGGGCGCACCGATGCTGGCCTCACCCACCCCTTCCACGATTTCGACAACGAGGCTTTCGCCCATCAGGCCGTCGAGAAGCTGGTCGGGCGCGGACGCAAGCGCATCGCCCTTCTCCAGCCGCCAAGCAAGCTGACCTATTACACGCATATGCGCATCGGCTTTCAGACAGGACTGCATGACTACGGCGCCGAAGAAGTGCCGCTGCGCGTCACGATCGACAATACGCTCGAAGAAATCCGCAACGCCGTCGAAGTAATGATGCGTGCGCCAAATGCGCCTGACGGTATCGTCTGCTCCGCCGGCAGCGCCGCCATCGCCGTCAATGCCGGCATAGAGGCGGCCGGTAAACACTTGGGCCGCGATGTCGACATGGTCTCCAAGGAATCGGCGCCTATCCTCAACTGGATCCGCCCCGAGATCATTACCGCCTATGAAGATGTCCGGCATGCCGGCCGGGAGATGGCAAAGGCCGTCATCGCGCGCATCGACGGCATCGAGCCTGAATTGCTGCAGAGTATCAGCCAACCCGTCTGGTCGCGGAAAGGCAAATAGCTCGCCCGCACACCAGATGGCGACCTTCAACGACCAATGCAGAGACCAACCATGACAACGGCGCTGCTGATCATCGACGTTCAGAATGCAATTCTATCGGGGAAAGGCACGCCCGAGCGCCAGCCGATCCTTGATGCCGCACTGGATAGCACCGTCTCACGACTGCAATCGCTCCGAGCCGACGCCCGCAGCGCCGGGATACCGGTCGTTCTCGTTCAGCACGACGGGGCGCCCGGGCATCGACTGGCGATGAACACCGACGGCTGGGCGATCCGGCCTGAGCTTTCCCCGGTCGATGGCGACACCGTCGTTCACAAGAAGAGCTCGGACTCGTTCTTCGAAACGGATCTTGCGGACAGGCTTGCGGAGCGAGGTGTGATGCATCTGATTGTCGGCGGTTGCATGACACAATTCTGCGTCGACACGACTGTCAGGCGTGCGGTCTCATTGGGATACGATGTCACGCTGATTGCCGACGGCCACACGACAGGCGATTCGGGAACGCTTGATTTCGCGGATATCGTCGCACACCACAATGAAACGCTCGACGATTTCGACGCTGGCAACGCCAGGATCCTCGTCCGTCCCGCAGCCGACATTCAATTCTGAACGTCGGCGAGTACGACACTCACCACAAACAGATAAGCCGGACCCAATGGCCCGGCTTATTTAAGTCATTCAAAGCCCCGACCTTAGAACGTGGCAGCACCGCTGCCCCATGGGCCGTGGTGGAAGTCCTTGCCGTCGAGGCGGTCGAAGCCGTGGGCGCCGAAGAAGTCGCGCTGCGCCTGGATCAGGTTGGCAGTGCCACGGCCCTGGCGGTAGGCGTCGAAGTACGTCAGCGCCGAGGTGAGCGCCGGAACCGGCAGGCCCGCCTGAAGCGCAGCGCCGACGACGCGACGCAGCGCTGGCAGCGATTCCTTGACCATCTCGGAGAAAGCAGGCGTCACGATCAGGTTCGCAACGTCAGGCGCCTTCGTAAAGGCCGAGGTGATCTCATCGAGGAACTGTGAGCGAATGATGCAGCCATCGCGCCAGATCTTGGCGATGACAGGCATCGGCAGCGACCAGTTGAACTCGCGCGAGGCTTCCGCCATCACCGCGAAGCCCTGTGCGTAAGCGCCGATCTTGGCGGCGAACAGCGCCAACTCCAGATCCTTGACGAGCTCGGGACCGTAGGCGATCGGGAACTTGTATTCCGGCTTGCCGAAGATCTTTTCGGCGGCTTCACGCTCGGTCTTCATCGACGACAGGCTGCGGGCGGCAACCGCCGCTTCAATCGCCGTTGCCGGAATGCCCATGTTCTGCGCTTCGATCGCCGACCACTTGCCGGTGCCCTTCTGGCCGGCCTTGTCGAGGATCATGTCGACCATCGCGCCGCCGGAGATCGGATCCGTTGCGGCCAGAACCTTCTCGGAGATCTCGATCAGGTAGGAGTTCAGGCGACCCTTGTTCCAGTCGCCGAAGATGCCGGAGATGTCCTTGGCGCTCTTGCCGAGGCCGTCACGCAGGATGCCGTAGATTTCGGCGATCATCTGCATGTCGGCATATTCGATGCCGTTGTGGATCGTCTTGACGAAGTGGCCGGCACCGTCATTGCCAAGCCAGGCAACGCACGGGTCACCCTTGTACTTGGCGGCGATCGAGGTCAGCACCGGCTCGACGCGCTTCCAGCTCTCTTCCGTGCCACCGACCATGATCGACGGGCCATGACGCGCACCTTCCTCGCCACCGGAGACACCCATGCCGATGAAGGTCAGTTCGGTGTTCTTCAGCCGGTCGAAGCGGGCGATGGTGTCGCGGAAATTGGCGTTGCCGGCATCGATCATGATGTCGCCCTTGGACAGGTAAGGACGCAGAAGCTCCATCTGCTGGTCGACGGCTTCACCGGCCTTGATCATGATGATGATCGGGCGCGGCGGGCGGATCGCCTCGACGAACTCCTCGATCGTCTTGCAGGGAATGATCTGCTTCTTCAGATCGCCGGCGCTCTCGTAGAACTCATCCGTCTTTTCGAGAGTGCGGTTGAAGACCGCGATCTTGTTGCCTTTTTCCGCGATGTTGAGCGCCAGGTTGGAACCCATGACCGCAAGGCCGATAAGCCCGATTTCTGCCTTTTCCACGATACACCTCCGATGAGTCATTTTGGACCGGTGTTGTGGCACTGTCTGGCTCAAACGGCAAGTTCGATTCGGCTTCGAATTGGCCTCGTATTGCGCGCAATGCAAACTGCGCCATATCCCCGCAAAAGCCCAACGGGAGGGTTTGATGGCAAGTCAGGAAAGACAGGCGCCCGCAACGCTTGTAACGCGCGCCGGCAGCTACCGCGAGCAGCCCGCGGAGCGTCAGCTGGCGGGCCACTTCCATTGCCTCTGGTCGCATAACATTGCCTCCAGCGGCAGGGTTGCGATCGTGCCCGACGGCTATTGCGACCTTGTCTGGATCGCCGGGCGCGTCATGGTTGCCGGCCCTGATCGCACAAGCGCGTTCCCTGACATGCCGATGGGTGCGGAGGTCGTCGGGGCTCGCTTTGCGCCCGGATCCGCAGCTGGATGGCTGGGAGTAGCGCTGTCCGAGATCGTCGGGCAGTCCGTTCCGCTTGAGGATTTCTGGGGAACGAGGGCGCGTACACTTGGGCAACAGCTCTCCGATTGCGGTGATAACCAGGAGAGGCTCCGGCTGCTGCAACTGGTGTTGGAAAAGGAGGCGGGAGAACATTCCCCGCCGCCGGATGATATCCGCCATGCCTTTGGCATCGCGACCGCACATTCGACCGACGACCTCACTGATCGGCTCCTGGCGGACATCGGCATTGGAGAACGACAACTCCGGCGTCGCTGCCGTCACTATTTCGGATACGGCGCGAAAACCTTGTCGCGCATCAGGCGGTTCCAGCGGCTGCTCTCGCTGCTGCGATCATCGCCATCGGCATCGCTTGCCGAGATTGCCTTTACCGTAGGCTACAGCGACCAGGCGCACATGAACCGCGACGTTCGGGAGCTATCAAGCATGACGCCGTTAGAGCTACAGCGTCAGGCGGCACCTTCGACCGCCACGCAGGCGTCATGACCGTTTTCTTCAATACCGGACGAGCAGGCAGCGTTACGATCCGTCAGTCCATGCGAGAACGACAATGACAATAATGCCCGTCAGAATTATCCACCAATCCATCGACCGCAACTGGCAGGACGTCTACGCCTTCGCCAGCGAGCCTGTGAACATGCCGCTTTGGGCGTCGGGTCTTGCATCCGGCCTGAAACCCGACGGCGACGACTGGATCGCCGAAGGCGTCCTCGGTACGGCGCGGGTCAGCTTCGTGCCGAAGAATGCCTTCGGCGTGATCGATCACACAGTCACGATCGAAAGCGGCCTGCGGGTCTACAACGCCCTGCGCGTCGTCCCGAACGGCGATGGTTGTGTCGTCATGTTCACGCTGCTACGCCTCCCTGATATGACCGACGAGCAGTTCGAAGCGGATGCGGCGCATGTCGCACGTGACCTCGAGAGCCTGAGGTCTCTGACGGAAAACGGAGACACACGATGACCACCATCAGCGACGTGCAACGGATAGACTATGTCGAGTTCAACGTGACCGACATCGAAGCGACGAAGGCCTTTTATGGCCGTGCCTTTGGCTGGCAGTTCAAGGATTACGGGCCGAACTATTGCGAGTTCAGCGACGGCCGGCTGACCGGAGGGTTCACCAATCTGGAGAAGCCCCGCCCGGGCGGACCGCTGGTGATCCTCTACGCGGATGATCTCGAGGCCTCGCTTGCCAGCGTCGAAAGCGCCGGGGGCAAGATCATCCGACCGATTACCGGCTTTCCCGGCGGTCGCCGCTTCCATTTCGGCGATCCCGATGGCTATGAGCTCGCGGTGTGGACACGTGCCTGATCAGGCGGCGAGCGTAACCGCCTTCGCGCCGCGCTTTTCGAGAATGATCAGCGCGCCGATAACGCTGCCGGACGCGTCCCTAAGCGGCGACATGCGGCAGCGCATGTCCTCGACAAGCGCGCTGCTCTTCCGCTCGTAGGAATGCTCAGAGCCCTCGCCGCCGAAGCAGGCGTCAAGCTTGGCCTTCACGCAATCATTGAAGCGCTTCTCGCCGATGAACTCCATGATGTGGCGCCCGATCATCTCCATTGGCTTCTTGCCGAGATAGTGGGAGTTGGCCGCATTCGAATAGAGATAGCGGTAGTCTCGGGTCAGAACCGCCACGCGGTCGGGTATCGCCTCGAGGATGGCCGCGTTGAGGAAGTTCCCATTGTCGGTGTTCGGAACATAGGCGCCCGGAACTGAAATCGGCTCGGGAACCGGCGCGGTCATGCGCCACTGCGGCGAAGGCGTTCCGAAATACTGCTCCATCAGGTGCGAAAGCAGCTTCACGTGCTCTCGCACATAGTCGCTGTCATCGGCGTACTGATCGATCAGGCAACCGACGAACTGCAATTGCATGTGAATGTAAAGCAGGTTTTCGGCGCGGCAGCCGATAATCGCCTCGACCAGCCCGTCGAGATGGCGGTCGAGGCTGCTGACTCGCGCGTCATCGCCGAGCCGTATCGCCTCGTTGATCTGCGCGCAGCGCAGCGAAAACGCTTGAAAAAGCCCTAGCAAGACGCCCCCGATGCAGACCCTGTGACGAACATTCAGAGATCAGCTGAACCTCGGATTGCGACAAATTAAAGCCGAAACCACAAAAGCGCTCGCCTTAGTAGAGGCGGTAACATGACACTTGTTCATATTCAATGAACAACAGCAGGTATTTTTCAATGACAAGATGTAGGATTTACTTGAATACGCTGTGCTTGATCTGCCAGCGATCATGATACCAGAGCCATTGTTCGGGATATTCCCGCACCCAGCTTTCAACTTTATCGTTCAAAAGCTGTGCGGTTGCCGTGAGATCGAGATTGCCGTTGGCATCGCGCGGCATTTCAATGCGCGGTTCGATCTCGAGACGATAGCGATTTCCCGGCAGCCGGATGCATCGGGCCGGATAAACCTCGCAGCCGAATTGCCGAACCAGCTTTCCGAGCAGCGGGTTGGTCTGCACGGGTAGTCCGAAGAACTCGGTCTTCAGCCCCTTCTGGAACTTCTGGTCGACGAGCACGCCGACGCCCTGCCCCGCTTCGAGCTGCCGCGCCAGCGCAAACGACGAGCCGGCATGCGACGGCACGAGCTTGCCCATGCGCGCGCTTCGGAAGTCGAAGACCTTCTGCGCCACGTAAGGGTTGTTCGGCGGACGGAAGAGAACCGTCACGTAGAGGCCGAAGGCGGCACCCGCGACCGGCAGCAGCTCGAAATTCCCCGTGTGTCCCGCAAACACGATGAATGGCCGCGGATTTTCAAGGAGGTCGATGAAGATCGGAATGCCCGATACCTCCACCCTGCCCGGTTTCGATTGCTCGGGGTCGAAATCGAAGAGCCGATCCAGGAACACGTACTCGGCCGCCAGACGGCCCATATTGGCCCAGCTTCCAAGCGCGATCTCGTTGATTTCAGCGTCGCTCTTCTCAGGGAAGGCATTCCGGAGATTGGTCAGCATCAGCTTGTGCCGACGCATCTTCGGGCCGATCCTGCGCATCAGCCAATCGATGAAATTGATCGCCCCATCGGCCGGAAAGAGCTTCAGGAAATTCAGGAATCCGAACATCACCTGCGCAATCAGCCACTGGCGGAAATGCTGCAGTTTGAGCACGATGCGGGTGATGAAGAGCTTCAAGGGGCTCAGTCCATCTTCAGGATGATCTTGCCGAAGATCTGGCGCGATTCCATGCGCTCCAGAGCGCGGTCGATATCATCGAAGCTGACCTCGGTGTCGATAACAGGATGCACCAGCCCGCGGCCCATCTTCTGCATGGCATCCGCCATGTTCTCCATGCGGCAACCGAACGAACCGAGCAGCTTCAGTTGCTGCTGGAACAGCATCATCAGGTTCATCTCGGTCGAAACACCTGACGTCGATCCGCAGGTAACGAGGCGGCCGCCACGCTTCATGCAAAGCATAGAGCCGGCCCAGGTGTCCTTGCCGACGTGTTCAAAAACAACATCGACGCCCTTCTTCTTGGTGAGCTTGCGGACAACGCCCTCGAAACGGTCGGTGCGGTAGTTGATGACGTGATCTGCGCCAAGCGCCTTGGCCTTCTCGATCTTGTCGTCGGAGCCGACAGTCGTGATGACGGTGCAGCCGATCTTCTTGGCAAGCTGGATGGCAGCCGTGCCGATGCCGGAACCGCCAGCATGCACGAGAATGGTTTCGCCGGGCTCAAGCTTGGCATTATCGAACAGCATGTGCTCGACAGTTCCGAAGGTCACGGGAGCCAGCGCAGCACCGATCGCATCGACACCGGGAGGAGCCGGAACCAGAAGGCGCGCAGGCAGATTGACCTTTTCCTGCGCAAAGCCGTCGAGATGGAAGCCATGAACACCGGAGACATGTTCGCAAAGATTGTCTCGGCCCTCGCGGCACGGGCGGCAGAGACCGCAGGTGCGCGCGCCGTAGATCGAAACCAGCTGCCCCGGCAGGACATTGGCAACGCCAGGGCCGATCGCCTCGACCACGCCGGAAGCTTCAGCACCGATGACCAGCGGCATCTTGCGCTTGGCGAAGGCCATGCCGCGCCAACCCCAGACGTCGATGTGGTTCAGGGCGACGGCCTTGACGCGCAGCGTCACCTCGCCGGCAGCGGGAGCATCGGGCTCGGGCAGATCGGTGATCTCAAGCTTGCGGTCGTCGATCAGTTGCAAAGCGCGCATGGCAAAGTCCTTGGGCAAGCGCATCGGCCGACGCCGACGCGCAGTTTATGAATGGGCGCTGCGCCCGCTTCGCAACCGCGAGGGCGGCGAACACAGCGCCAGTTTTTTCTCAAACTACGATCGAAAACCGATTAAGCCGGTTCCAGCGCCATGACAAGGCTGGCGTTCTGCCCGCCGAATCCAAAGGAATTCGACAGCACCGCGTTCGCCTGCCCGTCACGCTTCTTGTTCGGCACGACATCGAGGACGATCGTCGGATCAGGCGTGTTGTAGTTGATCGTCGGCGGCAGCGTGCCGGTCAGCATCGTCTGCAGCGAGAAGACTGCCTCCACGGCGCCTGCGGCGGTCAGCGTATGGCCGATCATCGACTTGTTCGAAGATAGCGGGATCGAAGCAAGACGCTCGCCGAAAACCGCCAGCATGGAAGCATATTCCATCTTGTCGTTTTCAGGCGTCGATGTGCCGTGGGCGTTGATGTAGCCGATGCTGTCTTCGTTCATGCCCGCATCCGCAAGCGCTGCGCGGATCGTTGCGATCGCCGGGCCACCGTCGGGCGAGGAACGCGTGCGGTGGAACGAATCCGCCTTTTCACCGGCGCCCTTCATGATGCCCAGGATCTTCGCGCCGCGCGCGATGGCTGACTCTAGAGATTCCAGAACCAGCGTCGCAGCACCTTCGGCGATGACGAAGCCATCGCGATCCTTGCTGAACGGCTTGGAAGCCTTGGTCGGCGGGTCGTTCTGCGTCGACAGGGCCGAAAGCAACGAAAAGCGGATCAAGGCCTCGGCGCTGACCGACCCGTCGGTGGCCACAGCCAGAGCGCGGTTCGTGCGACCCTGGCGGATCGCCTCGATACCGAGCTGGATTGCCGTTGCACCCGAAGCACAAGCCGTCGACAGCGTCACCGGCAGGCCGCGCGTGCCGAACCGGTCGGCGAGCCGCTCCGAGATCGCGCCAAACAGGGCCGCCTCGTGGAATACAGGATCAGGACGCTGGCGCATCGCCGCCAGGAAACGCTCATAGGCGTCGCCCGGATGAGTGGCCGGCGGCGAACGGTCGGCGAGTTCAAAACGTGCATTCCATTCGGGCTCGATCGGCGGAGCGGCGAGAAACAGCGGACCGTTGAAGTCGCCGGAAATATCGGCATCCGCAAGCGCTTCGATGGTCGTCTCGCGCGCAAACGCATAGGAGCGCTCGACAGCGTTGTCAGCCGGGATATCGATGAAATCGACGGTACCTGCGATGCGCGTCGAAAGACCATCGGTCGGGAACCGGTTGATGTCGTGAATACCCGATTTGCCCGAGGTCAGCGACGCCCAGTTGTCCTTCAATCCCTGGCCGAGCGAGGTGATGATACCAACGCCGGTTACGGCGACGATGGGGCGCCCGAGATGATCCCTGTAAGCAGAATC harbors:
- a CDS encoding ABC transporter ATP-binding protein, with product MNSSVSIKDLSLNFGSVSVLKDLNLEINDGEFLVLLGSSGCGKSTLLNCIAGLLDISEGQIHIKGKNVTWEEPKDRGIGMVFQSYALYPQMTVEKNLSFGLQVANIPQQEIDKRVARASEILQIQPLLKRKPAELSGGQRQRVAIGRALVRDVDVFLFDEPLSNLDAKLRSELRVEIKRLHQSLKNTMIYVTHDQIEALTLADRIAIMKNGIIQQLADPTTIYNKPRNLFVAGFIGSPSMNFLRGEIAKRGDATVFTANGVDFNVDAYEASGPLQAGRKVTLGVRPEHIKVNENLGAEVHDATVDIEEPMGADNLLWLKHAGHTMSVRINGARRFSPGSQVKLGFDMSLASIFDAETELRL
- a CDS encoding carbohydrate ABC transporter permease → MALKTAEVALAPVKSFDGPNGKKPKRVLSPRNIMLYGTLFVAAAYYLLPLYVMIVTSLKGMPEIRMGNIFSPPMEITFEPWVKAWATACTGLNCDGLSRGFWNSVRITVPSVIASIAIASVNGYALANWRFKGSELFFSILVIGAFIPYQVMIYPIVIVLRELGIYGTLTGLIIVHSIFGMPILTLLFRNYFASLPQELFKAARIDGAGFWQIFLKIMVPMSLPIFVVAMILQVTGIWNDFLFGVVFTRPEYYPMTVQLNNIVNSVQGVKEYNVNMAATILTGLVPLVVYFVSGRLFVRGIAAGAVKG
- a CDS encoding carbohydrate ABC transporter permease encodes the protein MTGQAKAGRPNQLLRNLNSKIASIPMILTAVVIFLGGTVWTVFYSFTNSKLLPRLSFVGFDQYKRLWAAPRWIVSIENLAVYGVLSLIFSLVIGFTLAALMDQKIRFENAFRTIFLYPFALSFIVTGLVWQWVLNPEFGVQSVVRSLGWTSFTFDPLYTPSIVIYGVLIAALWQGTGLVMCLMLAGLRGIDEDIWKASRVDGIPMWKTYLFIVIPMMRPVFITTLVIIASGIVKVYDLVVAQTSGGPGISSEVPAKYVYDYMFQAQNLGQGFAASTMMLITVAIIIIPWAYLEFGGGRKRA
- a CDS encoding ABC transporter substrate-binding protein; the encoded protein is MNFRLMAAALAASVVLPLGAANATDLEVTHWWTSGGEAAAVAELAKAFDATGNHWVDGAIAGSGGTARPIMVSRITGGDPMGATQFNHGRQAEELVQSGLMRDLTDVATAEHWKDIIRPASLLDSCTIDGKIYCAPVNIHSWQWLWLSNAAFKKAGVEVPKNWDEFVAAAPALEKAGIVPLAVGGQPWQATGAFDVLLVAIAGKDTFYKVFKDKDADVAAGPEIAKVFKAADDARKMSKGSNVQDWNQATNLVITGKAGGQIMGDWAQGEFALAGQKAGTDYTCLPGLGVNEIISTGGDAFYFPKLKDEAKSKAQDVLAKTLLDPTTQVAFNLKKGSLPVRGDVDLAAANDCMKKGLEILKKGNVIEGTDQLLSADSQKQKEDLFSEFFANPSMTPEAAQKRFAEIIGSAD
- a CDS encoding LacI family transcriptional regulator translates to MENKANFGGTTSEVTRERPTLKTIAFMTGLGVTTVSRALKDAPDIGAETKERVRMVARQLGYQPNRAGVRLRTGKTNVIALVLSIDEEIMGFSSQMVFGISEVLTGTPYHIVVTPHSHSKDPMLPVRYILETGSADGVIISRIEPDDPRVRLLAEHNMPFATHGRTDAGLTHPFHDFDNEAFAHQAVEKLVGRGRKRIALLQPPSKLTYYTHMRIGFQTGLHDYGAEEVPLRVTIDNTLEEIRNAVEVMMRAPNAPDGIVCSAGSAAIAVNAGIEAAGKHLGRDVDMVSKESAPILNWIRPEIITAYEDVRHAGREMAKAVIARIDGIEPELLQSISQPVWSRKGK
- a CDS encoding cysteine hydrolase family protein — protein: MTTALLIIDVQNAILSGKGTPERQPILDAALDSTVSRLQSLRADARSAGIPVVLVQHDGAPGHRLAMNTDGWAIRPELSPVDGDTVVHKKSSDSFFETDLADRLAERGVMHLIVGGCMTQFCVDTTVRRAVSLGYDVTLIADGHTTGDSGTLDFADIVAHHNETLDDFDAGNARILVRPAADIQF